The following nucleotide sequence is from Phycisphaerales bacterium.
TTGCCTTCCCAGAACCGGCCGGTCTCGGCGACTGCAACGTCGATGTCGCCGTCGCGATCGAAGTCGCCCACTTCGACGTCATTGCTTTCCAGCGTGAGCGGATAGGTGACAAATGGCTCATAGCCGCCGACGCCATCTCCCACGAGGATGGAGAGGTGCGCCGTTCCGCCGAAACTCACGACGGCCAGATCGGGAACAAGGTCGGCGTTGAAGTCGGCCACGCGCGATGCGGCGGGGAAAATGCCCTCCGGATACACCGCCGTCTCATACGAGAGCCACGGCACGTCAAAGGGCACGGTACGCGTCTGCGACGACGCGGAGCCGGCGATTGCGAGAAGCACCGCGGCGGCGATCGCGGCGCTCGATGCGGCGAGGCGATCGCGGGACTGAATCATTCGGGCATTCATGGGTTTTCTCCATCGGGTGCGCTTGAAGCAAGCGCGGTGTAGGTCATTGCGGAGTTGGAGTTGTGCAAGTCGGCAGCGCGGCGTGAAGGGCCGCGCTGCCGCCGTCGATCAGAGACCCTCGACGTTGGAAGTCGCGCAGTTCGACACGTCGAGCGCCTGCAGGTACACGCGGCCGCACGCGCCCGAGGGCGCGTTGCCGGTGATGATGGCGAGGCCGTTGGCGTCGGCCCGGGCCGTCCGAAGCAGAGTCGCGGTGCCGTTCAGGCCCAGGCGCGTGCCCGCACACGGGCCGGTGGGGATGGCGACCGAGCCGGTGCCGAAGGCGTAGATGAACGCGACGTTGGCCCCCGGCGCGGCGCCGTCCGCGGTCAGGGTGATCGTCCCGGGGCAGAGTCCGTCGATGGCGAGCGAAAAACCGCCGCCTGTGGAGCCGTAGCCCTCGAGGATCGTGACCATGTCCGTAAATCCGCCAGGCGGCAGGCTGACGATTGTCGCGATGTCGATGACCTCATCACCGGTGAAGTCGCCAAAGAGCGACGAGCTAGCCGAGTACCCCGCGCCGTAGCGCTGGGGCGATTGAAGCGTTCCGTCGCCGTTGCCCAGGTAAATCGAAATGTCCCCGGGTGCGTTGGCGGTGAGCACGAGATCCATGTTGCCATCGCCGTCGATGTCGGCGGCGTCGCAGTTGGACGCGATGCGATAGGCGCTTTCACGTCCGGTCGGGCCGGGATAGATGACGGGAAATCCGAAGTCGCCGTCGCCGTAACCGGGCATCAGGGAGACTTGAGTCGTGCCAAAGGAGGGCTGGGGCAGCAGCGTACACAGATCGAGGTGCCCGTCGCCGTTGAAGTCGGCCACGTCAAACCTGGAGGCCTGCTCGCCCTGCGTGATTACCGGATCAAACGTGAAGTCTCCGCGGCCGGGCCAGTTGGTGATACCCAGCGCCGTGTTCGAGAGCAGATCGGGATGGGTGTCGTGATCGAGATCGACCACCTTGAGGCCGTTTGGAATCGACGACTGAATCTTCTGCATGAACGTGAACGACGTGCCGCTGCCGTTGCCGCGGAAGATGTAGATGCCCGAACTCGGTCCCGGGTCAGTCAGGACTACGTCGCGGATGGTGTCGTGATTCAGATCGACCGCATCGAGTTCGCCGGCTTGCGAAGCGCCCACGGGCGTGATCACGCCGGGCAAGAACGTCCCGTCGCCGCGATTGAGCGACACCGCGAAGTTGTACGGCGGCGAACTGCGATCCGGGCCGAACACCATGTCGGGGTACTCGTCGTTGTTCATGTCACGCAGCAGCACGGAGCCGGGGTTCATCGGCGGCTGGTAGGTCGTGGCCGGCGCGAAGGTGCCGTCGCCGTTGTTTCGAAGGATGAACGCCTGCGAATCGACGCTGACGATGTCCAGATCGCCGTCGCGATCGATGTCGGCCTCGTCGATGTTGTGCGTGAGCGTGCCGATGCGGTACTGGGGCAGTCTGGTCAACACTCCATTGCCGGTGTTCTCGTGCACCGTCAGGACCGTCGAGTCGTTGGCGACGGTGACGACTTCCGTATCGCCGTCGCCGTCGGCGTCGAATCCGACCGCGTCACTCGTCCACTTGGCCGCCCGGTAGGTGACGGAGGGCAGGAAGTTACCGGTGCGATCATTGAGGAGCAGATCAAAGCCGTCATACGAGCGGCCGGAGGGGTTGGCGGCGATGAGATCGGGCCAGCCATCGTCGTTCACATCTGCGGCGTTGAGCGAGACAACCGTCCACGACCAGTCGCCCATGGGGTAGGTGGTGAAGGGTCCGAAGACGCCCTGGCCGTCGTTGCGCCGAACGGTC
It contains:
- a CDS encoding VCBS repeat-containing protein, producing MSRRNSSIAARITGFAAGLAATAALAQPQGGADLVDSAWRAYASGAFPYFAPVAIDYADLDGDTDLDVVVANEYYGQPGLVVMLNQGGGVFELASRNDVPYGDDLADLVLHDIDGDGHVDAIATVPSDFSQARKVYWWHGNANGTFANPYRLVTSGPGPIGLVVADFTGDGFPDIVTADGDFYGNGSTVSLMVHNRQSGNQTGFAAPRTTMVGANVQRVAAADIDGDDDLDLLVGRQNATGNAILLNDGAGNFGAPVFYLHANDTQYANSRVALVDVDRDGDPDLVATTATNGSPNRGIVTVRRNDGQGVFGPFTTYPMGDWSWTVVSLNAADVNDDGWPDLIAANPSGRSYDGFDLLLNDRTGNFLPSVTYRAAKWTSDAVGFDADGDGDTEVVTVANDSTVLTVHENTGNGVLTRLPQYRIGTLTHNIDEADIDRDGDLDIVSVDSQAFILRNNGDGTFAPATTYQPPMNPGSVLLRDMNNDEYPDMVFGPDRSSPPYNFAVSLNRGDGTFLPGVITPVGASQAGELDAVDLNHDTIRDVVLTDPGPSSGIYIFRGNGSGTSFTFMQKIQSSIPNGLKVVDLDHDTHPDLLSNTALGITNWPGRGDFTFDPVITQGEQASRFDVADFNGDGHLDLCTLLPQPSFGTTQVSLMPGYGDGDFGFPVIYPGPTGRESAYRIASNCDAADIDGDGNMDLVLTANAPGDISIYLGNGDGTLQSPQRYGAGYSASSSLFGDFTGDEVIDIATIVSLPPGGFTDMVTILEGYGSTGGGFSLAIDGLCPGTITLTADGAAPGANVAFIYAFGTGSVAIPTGPCAGTRLGLNGTATLLRTARADANGLAIITGNAPSGACGRVYLQALDVSNCATSNVEGL